The segment aagaaaaaacagaatgtatctgtaaaatgtttttaaaataatctaaaatttgatctaatatattttaagttatagtttaaacaataaaaactatCATCAAAAATTGCAGTAATTGCACTTAACATTATTGCAGATATGTTATGtccaaatcaaatattttttcattaaattatttttatttttgtttatatattgtatatatattatgtgttctgatattttagtataatttttattgtttaaatatatgacatggatttttaaactatttttgccATTCAcaacttataaaattatttgatccGCTTGATCTGCATCTCTCCTGCATGATCCGTTTGATCTGCACTTCTCCTGCTTGTTATGCAtgatctgcttgatctgcacCGCTTGATCTGCTTTTTCCATTCGGAACCTTAGTCCCCAACTACATTAATCCACTCAAGCGATTTTTATGAGTGGTACATCGGTTAGAAATTGGTTCATTTACGGCATATTTATTACTGATTGATTATGATATATTAgagtaatttaataaaaaattattaatattaatatattataacattataaaatattaaaaatattattatgataaaatataataattatttatatgatataactATTAAtgatacatttatttatttatttaatgtagataaaatttataatttcaatagaATTTGTTTGGAAGATTTATATACGACGTTTtgaaagaatattttgtttcatttatatatatatatatatattaatcttataaattatagtgaatattttaagttaaagTTTCTATAAAAAATTGATGCTATTAATGaatttaagttaatatataaaatatatatatatatatgttttatttataatatttaaaattaaatttatttatccatACGTAACTGTACGCAGTCGCAAAAGCTAAATTGAAccatcttttgattttaagagacATGTAGCGGTTTGAAACGATTTATAGCGTATTTATGATTGTTTTAAAATGCCAGCAACTATTACCAATaacaaaatttttgtttggCGGGTGGTAGTGGAAAAACCAGTCGGATCCTAagttatttcttttaaataactgtaatttctttgttttatttattactcattttgtttcataataagtgttattttaacattttttgttacacaaaaagtTTCACTTTACAATTacaatgcaaattatacttaATTTCAACTAAAAAACTAATTGTAAActgtattaattttataaataattttatttatttcaattacTACTGGTCAGATAGGTGtaagtaataataatttacatatatttcagttattttcttaatctatgtgaaaaatatcaaagttaCAATTATTTAGAAACGGAGAGAATAATAAATAccttttgacaaaaaaataatgtaaaatgatactccctccgtttcatattatttgtcgttctaagcttatgcacacatattaaaaaaaatactatttaatttaattttacatatttccaaaataaaaacacaattaccaATACACTTAatcatatatcaaccaatagaaaaatagaatagagaatattgtcaataaatttttcattgaaaattgaaaacgacacttattttgaaacaaaaaattttttCTATTACGATAAATAATTCGAAACGGATTGAGTACATAGTATGTATGTGTACAGACTACGAAGAGTCGTTGGTGTTAAACAGTCCACTATACGGTGATCCGTTCGTCGGGATAACATAAGACTACATGTATCACGTTTTTTTGTAGCCCAATGAAACTCTAACGACTTTTACACCATGTTGCTTCCTTTTGTGGTTTGTTCCGTGAGACTTTCGTGCGGCCAATATGCATGGAAATTGATATTTATGAAAGTCCTTCCACATGTGAAACCTGCGACATTTAAGGATAGCCACATGAAGATAATTATAcgatttgatccaaaaaaaagaaagaaatttatACGACAAATAGTACTGctccaaattttagcaaaaaaaaaaaaaaagacaaatagtACTGCAGCTCATGTCGCTTTTGCTTGTAATGTATGGTGCGATTTACTACAGACGTTTATTAAATAGGGACATCAacaacaaatcaaaatatagatttataataatattagtgGTTCTGTTACTAGCTGGCCCAAACCAATCCCCACACAACTGATGGTGGCGTTAGATCTTTATCAAGGACTAATTCACAATTGAAAGATCTTGAGCATTttctcaaaattaaataaataaaaataagaaaataggaAAAAGATGAGAGTGATGCTCTTGTTTGAGAgctttttttgaaagaatgctctCACATATGTCAACTTACTaatagttatatttattaaaaataaatacagaattaaaatgttaatattttatatttgttaaggACTTATATTTGTTCTATTGTTACTGGTACTCTAAGTTCCATAGATAAAAAATCTTCGTTAAAATGTGACACTAAATTTAATGCCTAAAAAGTTCGTAAAAGCTGTTATAAATATCGGATAATTTGAGTTGTCGTAATAAAAAATATCACCTAATTGAGTAATCCGAATAAAATATCAGATAACTAAAATACTTTCATATATGTGGACAAAATTTACAGACAATTCAACTGTTTTCTAATTGacttttggataattttttagatttttactaGACAGTTTACAAATTATATTCTTAGATATTTGGTTATTCctaaattaaatataacaagtattttagatacattaataaaatcaaatatttctatttaattttcgTTTTGGTTTTGGCTTGGTTAGGATtctttagatatataaaataaaaactgttTTCTATCATAAACATAAAGAGATTCATATAAACTATGCAAATCAAATTAGAAACTAAGAATCTATATAAACGACAAATAACAATTGCTTCCTTACACTGCATACGAGACTGTACACCTTTAAATCATGTGTTTTGGGTATACAAATGATCTTCAaattgtgaaaaaaaattatgtcttgatattttccaaataaatgtaaatgttgGTCATTTTTTGGTTCTGAAATCATTTTTACCAATTGGAAATAATTTGTTATAAATGTGATCTGAAACTGACGTAAATTCATCATACATTATATTGATCATATGAGAGCTTCTATTTTCCAATGAAGCGGTGATAGACTAACTACTTAcgtatataaattttttggtttgattttgggTTCGATTCATTCGGTTTTTGATTTTGTCTAATTCTTTGGTTTCTGATAAAAACCTTTGCTTatactagggctgggcaaaaaatccgaacccgaaaaaccgaaccgaacccgatccgaaaaagtagcaccgaacccgaaccgaaattgattaaatatccgaacgggttcaaaatttcggtatttaaagaaccgaaaccgaacccgatccgaaccgaagtattttgggtacccaaatgtatccgaaataaatttatagacttaaatatatacattattttatgtataatgtatattaaaaatattaaaaatatataagatacctttaagttttccaaaatactcgaaaatatatgcaaatagtcaaaagtaaatatttaaaatagctaaagtataatgaaaacactaaaaatagttaaatatctattgattctttatcctaatattcaaagaaaaccaatttatatgttaaattaaggtattttgacatatatgttatgaaaatttatatgtaatatattatctttcttatagattttgaaaatttaaagtatataatgaattttgaaaatttaaaaaattttaaatgggttatccgaacccgaaccgaacccgcaaagatccgaaccgaacccgaaccgaaatttagaaatatccgaatagggctgaaatctttgacccaaaaacccgaaacccgaatggactgaaccgaaacccgaatgggtacgtacccgaacgcccagccctagctTATACTAAATCTGGTTAAGAGCCAAGAACCGCTATTGAATACTTATACCAGAAAtaactattaaaacaaaagttaaccttttggtttatatactgtaaattttgaattatattttttccgtatgagatattattaatttattataaattatagaaataacTACAAAACAACCTTACATACAATTTGACTAGCTTTACAAAAAAGTCGatctatataatttaattgcATTACTACTGCGATGGACAGATGTTATCATTGTCTTACTATATTAACCCTACGacaattttagatttttacaaACTGACAGCTTTCCAGTATTAATGTCTTACTGTTGATTAATTGAAATGAGTAATTCTTGGATTCACTCCCTaaggtgaacctttaggttcaccaaccaatagtgttcaattatttgatatttgatatcttttaaaaaaggaaacataattTAATTTCCAAACTATAatacattttgaaaataaaaaataaaaatacataaaaatagtaatagttacaaaaaataaataaattaatatagttaagctgtcaacaaaatactaaaccctataccctaaatcctaaaccctaaaccctaaaatcttagGTAAATCTTAAACTGTACATTTTtaggtataccctaaaccttttaataaatcttaaaccctaaatcataaatattaaaaattaaattttaataacactaaaccctaaatcctaatcactaaaccctaaacccttggaaaaattctgaacctttggataaatcataaactcaaacaaTATATATTGGTCGGTGAACTTACAggtatgatttatccaagggttcggggtttacccaagggttcggGGTtcacccaaaggtttagggtttagcgattaggatttagggtttagtgttattatgatttagtttttaatatttatgatttagggtttaagatttatcaaaaagtttagggtttacttaaattttttgggtttaggatttagagtatatggtttagtattttagtgaaaacttaataatattaatttatttattttttgtaactattactatttttatgtatttatatttttatttttatctaattaGAAATTCAATTAAGTTTcactttttaaaagatatcaaatatcaaatactcaaacactattggttggtgaacctagaggttcaccttaggaagtgaacccaagaataactcaatTGAAATTAACCTTTCGcgatatattttgaaaataaactccataatgtttttttaaatattgatcCTAATTCCTAAAGCAACATATATAACgtcatttatttttctcaaatgtCATAGTGGAATCCTGCCTTAGCCTGTGTACTATATATAAGCGTGGAAGAAAGCTATGTTCTCATATCTCAAACACACTATTAACCATGGTTATTCTCTTTAGTAGTCTTCaattttttctcttctctttggTCCTTGCAATCTCCAGTTACATTTTTCTCAGGAAACCGAGTAAATGCGAAGTTAACAGCTCAACCATCCCTGAGCCACTGGGAGCTTTGCCTTTGTTAGGCCACCTCCATCTTCTGCGTGGTAGAGAGCTCGTTTGCAAAAAACTAGCTGCCATGTCCGACAAGCTTGGTCCTATCTTCTCCCTCAAGTTAGGGTTTTACAGGCTAGTTGTAACCAACGACCCTGAGATCCTCAAAGATTGTTTCACCACCAACGACTTAGTTCTAGCCACCAGACCCAATACAGCCTTTGGTCGGTATGTAGGTTATAACAACGCAGTCCTCGCGCTGGCTCCCTACGGAGACTATTGGCGTGAGTTACGTAAAATCGCCACCGTCCATCTCTTCTCAAACCAGAGTGTAGAGATGCTTGGTCACATTCGTTATTCGGAAGTAAACGAGTTTCTTAAACACCTATACGGAAGGAGTGGTGGTACTTCGATGGTGAAAATTGACATGTTATTCGAGTTTTTGACCTTCAATATATTCCTTAGGAAGATGGTCGGGAAGACGATTGGATTCGGCAAAGTGAAGAGCGAGGAGTGGCGTTATAAGGAGGCGCTGAAGCGTAGCGAGTACTTGGCTGGGGTTTTCATGATAGGCGACGTGATTCCATGGTTGGGATGGTTGGATTTCGCCAAAATTGGTCAAATGAAAAGAGTGTTTAAAGAGCTTGACTCCCTCATTACTAAGTGGCTCCAAGAACATCTTGAGAAAAGATTGAGAAAAGAGAAGAATCAAGAGAAGACTATCGTGGATCTATTGCTTGACATCTTACCAGAAGATGTTGTGGTCTGTGGACATGTACGCGATGTTATTGTCAAGGCAACTATTTTGGTATGGCAGTTTTAATACTTACTTTaattggatatatatatatatatatatatatatgaaacacAACATTGGTAATAAGTTGAATAATAAAGTAACtttctaaaactaaaatattaggactataaaattatattaatttaaagggaatttttaaaaactatatttaaaattttatatttaagatatttatttgatttcactgtatcatatatttaaacctcataaattttaatttcatctattttgttagattattagatatatttttatgtattgggagtatataagtatattttatatgtagtttgataagtcattaaaaataatttaaagaaaatagaGCTGAACTTCACTttgatgaaaaaattaaaattaaaatgttttgttaaagctcatttgaaatttatataaattataaatatgatcATTATTAATTTGTGATTTTAATGGACCATATATTATGTAAAGAGTATTCTgaattttattatcttattctTTTATACAATTATGTTTACACTTGAGAACGaaaaagatattaatttattgcGGTAAGTACGTACTAGTAGACCAAGATGAATGTCCGGTTACTTGTTGTAATGTCTGGTTACTTGTTGTAGGTTCTTACACTAACGGGATCAGACAGCACATCTATCACCCTGACATGGGCGATATCACTGCTACTTGACAATCCGACCACTTTAAAAGCAGCACAAGAAGAGATTGACAATACTGTAGGGAAAGGGAGGTGGGTTGAAGAATCCGACATTCGAAGCCTCAAGTACCTACAAGCTATTGTCAAGGAGACTCACCGGCTTTACCCACCGGCTCCTCTTACAGGTCACATATCAAAAGCTCACGTAATTTGTTGTTTTGTCAAATATCCTTTATCAATCTAGTAAATGTTATCTTGGTTGTGAAAAAATGATGGATGATCAGGAATCCGAGAAGCAAGGGAAGATTGTTCACTTGGAGGATACCATGTTAAGAGAGGCTCACGCTTTCTCGTCAATATCTGGAAACTTCACAGAGATCCTAAGATCTGGCCTGACCCCGAAATTTTCAAGCCTGAGAGGTTCATGGAGGAGAAATCGCTATGTGAAAAGAGCGACTTCGAGTACATCCCGTTTAGTTCAGGAAGAAGGTCGTGTCCAGGGATGAATCTTGGCCTAAGAGTTGTTCACTTAGTGTTGGCTAGGTTGATTCAGGGATTTGAGTTGCATAAAGCGTCTGATGGACCTTTGGATATGGCTGAAGGGCCTGGTGTAGCCTTGCCAAAGATCAACCCAGTGGAAGTCGTGGCTATGCCCCGGCTTGAACCTGAGTTGTATCATTTACTGTAAACAGTGTTAATGTACTGTTAATTATTAGGGGGTGCTCTTTAAGTCATGCCTTTCTTATGCTAGATACCTGTGTATGGCATCGGAGACAAGAGAAGTATGGTCTTAACTCTCCCAACTCaaataaatttactattttcataccaaatttcttttttactattaatatatatcttCACTAGTTCACTCATTCCATATACTATTTaacttttgcaaaaaaaaaaaggttacttAAACATTCTGTCCAACATTTCTAAACAACTAGGAAATTATCAGATAACTACTTAAAAATAGCAAGTTATAAGAAGATACTAAACATAATATTACGAGTTTACCACTTTTCTAGAAACTAAACATACTAACAACATTTGTAATATACGGTTTGGTTTTATGCAACTTTCAGTTTGAAGTTAGTAGGataatatttatgtaatgtCATTACATCCATTTTCATTAATTAACTATTCGTgacaaattttagcaaaaaaaaaaagaaaaaaaaaactattcgtgacaaaaaaagagAACGACTTGCtgttcgtgacaaaaaaaaagaacgacTTACTGTAACCGACGAGTAATGGACCCATTTAAAAAGTTGGCCTCaagataagaaaacaaaaaatatatgctCTTATAATCTTGACCAAGGAACGGTTGAGGTTGATATAAGATTAGGCTCCACAAGCAAAACTCTGTAGAGTATGGGCTCCAAAGCATTAATTAACTATGACATGGAAGCCTTTTCATCTTAGGATTCAGAACAATACGTTTTTTCAGTGATAGTATACATTTGTGTTGaaattaaaacgtttttaatgtttttaaaataaacgtCCAAGATTTTTGTTCAAATTAAGGTGTAGGAAAAAAAGGATTCATTTGATTAGAAGTTCGAGCTACCGGAAGCTACAATTTCATAGTCGCTTCGACTGACTTATCACTCCGCTGCTGCTTGATCTCTCATTCAACGGGGAATAATTTCTTCACTAGTATTTTTTAAGTGGACATACTTAATAGAAGCAGCCCTGAATAGAAGTTGGGTGAaagttcccatttggaagataaGTTGATATGATGCATTTGAGGTTATGTATGGCGGTTCTATGGACATGTTCTTGATAAACATCGGTTTTGTAATAATGtaaatgaaagattttttttttttttgaaacacacttGCATTAAAACCATTCAAACAGAGTTTTGATAATGTCGTATAAAACTCAGCGGCAGCACTGAAAAAAAAGGTTTATCGgcatcattttaattatttgagtGGACTTGTtccaaaagatttttttaatggACTATatctattataattattttaaatcaagTTTTTCTTATCAGTTGGATCGCGACCCAGTCTCTACAATGCGGAGAAACTTGACTTAATAGAATCGAACTAGACATTTCACAATTTCACTTGTTAAACAATTGAGTATAACGATTTCACTTGAATTAACCACGAGGAGGTGGTCTCGAGCTTGCTTTAAAATTGCTAAGCAACCGGGTTCGAAAGTATTCTATTACACTTTATTTTATCTTACGGCTGTCCATCCATAGACTACACCACTTTTTTTGAGATTAGTCTGAGCTTCTCTATGTTCTAGAATAttccataattaaaaaaaaaaacaatttcgcTTGAAAAACTTCTTCATTTTAAATCAAGTTATAAGTGATATAAAGTAGAATTTTATACAGCAGGATCTATATAGAtctcttataaataaaatatctgtATAGATCTtgtgaatattttaattaatagaaGAGAAAtggatataaaaatagtcaaaagtcaTAAATTTATTTCCTAATAAAAGgtgtaaaaagtaaaaaaccaAGGATCCATTAGTCCTACATGTCCTCATACTATTCGTTAGTcagatcaaaaaataaaatgtccaCGTCACCAGCCGCATGCCCTCGTCGTGTCTCCCCTCACTCAACAAAACGTATCCTTCAAATTCACCAACGTCGCCTAAAATCTctgaaacacacacaaaataacACACAGAGAGACAGACAGAGAGACATTTGGTTATcagataaaaccaaaaaatggGGAAGAGAAGAGGAGTCTCCGCCGTGAACG is part of the Raphanus sativus cultivar WK10039 chromosome 5, ASM80110v3, whole genome shotgun sequence genome and harbors:
- the LOC130512364 gene encoding dimethylnonatriene synthase, with protein sequence MVILFSSLQFFLFSLVLAISSYIFLRKPSKCEVNSSTIPEPLGALPLLGHLHLLRGRELVCKKLAAMSDKLGPIFSLKLGFYRLVVTNDPEILKDCFTTNDLVLATRPNTAFGRYVGYNNAVLALAPYGDYWRELRKIATVHLFSNQSVEMLGHIRYSEVNEFLKHLYGRSGGTSMVKIDMLFEFLTFNIFLRKMVGKTIGFGKVKSEEWRYKEALKRSEYLAGVFMIGDVIPWLGWLDFAKIGQMKRVFKELDSLITKWLQEHLEKRLRKEKNQEKTIVDLLLDILPEDVVVCGHVRDVIVKATILVLTLTGSDSTSITLTWAISLLLDNPTTLKAAQEEIDNTVGKGRWVEESDIRSLKYLQAIVKETHRLYPPAPLTGIREAREDCSLGGYHVKRGSRFLVNIWKLHRDPKIWPDPEIFKPERFMEEKSLCEKSDFEYIPFSSGRRSCPGMNLGLRVVHLVLARLIQGFELHKASDGPLDMAEGPGVALPKINPVEVVAMPRLEPELYHLL